A genomic region of Papaver somniferum cultivar HN1 chromosome 7, ASM357369v1, whole genome shotgun sequence contains the following coding sequences:
- the LOC113293912 gene encoding uncharacterized protein LOC113293912, whose amino-acid sequence MGQFVSRALSLQFEAANLEISRLDHFNSDTQKTLGSTIFQKEESEQHFKNQIIHVTRERDGLTSEVSKLKEDIKYLDEDLSKMERDAAKVEKLTRINAQTSKVKLFNEFCDKHGIPRERLDIEVFSEDEPSDDEKTLSDEEESDEDADDDEEAEIEVSKDKASIPTKTVDEPSSSANPTNQSRGADNVEVETTGAGAGTVEVEVTGAIPIQQLSLQS is encoded by the exons ATGGGACAATTCGTATCACGAGCTCTGTCTCTTCAATTCGAAGCTGCAAACCTTGAGATTTCTAGGCTTGACCATTTTAACTCAGATACTCAAAAGACTTTGGGTTCTACTATCTTTCAAAAGGAAG AATCTGAGCAGCACTTCAAGAACCAAATCATTCATGTGACTCGCGAGAGAGATGGTCTTACTAGTGAGGTTTCCAAGCTCAAGGAAGATATCAAGTACTTGGACGAGGACTTGAGTAAGATGGAGAGAGATGCTGCTAAAGTTGAAAAATTGACTCGAATAAATGCTCAAACTTCCAAGGTAAAGCTTTTCAACGAGTTCTGCGATAAGCACGGTATTCCTCGCGAACGTCTTGATATTGAAGTTTTCTCTGAAGACGAACCATCCGATGATGAGAAGACTCTGTCTGACGAGGAAGAAAGTGACGaagatgctgatgatgatgaggaagctGAGATCGAAGTTTCAAAGGACAAAGCTTCTATTCCCACGAAGACAGTTGATGAACCTTCGTCTTCGGCAAATCCTACCAATCAATCTCGTGGTGCTGACAATGTCGAAGTGGAAACTACTGGGGCTGGTGCTGGTACTGTCGAAGTAGAAGTTACTGGAGCTATTCCCATTCAGCAATTGTCTCTTCAGTCCTGA